From Phycodurus eques isolate BA_2022a chromosome 13, UOR_Pequ_1.1, whole genome shotgun sequence, a single genomic window includes:
- the LOC133411459 gene encoding C-C chemokine receptor type 4-like isoform X2, with protein METDEDQYSLLVELVNMNATYDPSDVDSESFKHCRKSSVNDFGSKFNPAFCYVNFLLSYLGNGLVLYIIYKYEKLNTVTNIFLLNLVLSNILFATSLPFWATYHLSEWIFGNVLCKLVSSAYFIGFYSSILFLTLMTFDRYLAVVHAVAAAKSRKRSYAIISSAAVCITVRILSTRMKEKCRAVKLIFVIVFTFFVCWTPYNVVVLLRAIQSTSPDVECADSDELDYALFVTQNIAYLYCCISPVFYTFVGKKFQSHFKRLLAKKIPCLRRHISLSSHSTRSTSQKTPHSDHEY; from the exons ATGGAGACAGATGAAGACCAATATTCCCTCCTCGTAGAACTTGTCAATATGAATGCGACATACGACCCGAGCGATGTGGATAGCGAAAGTTTCAAACACTGCAGGAAGTCATCCGTCAACGATTTTGGCTCAAAATTCAACCCAGCTTTCTGCTACGTCAACTTCCTCCTGAGTTACCTTGGTAACGGGCTCGTCCTGTACATCATTTATAAGTATGAGAAGCTGAACACGGTGACAAACATTTTCCTGCTCAATCTGGTCCTCTCCAACATCCTCTTTGCCACCAGTCTCCCATTCTGGGCAACATATCATCTGTCCGAGTGGATTTTCGGTAATGTTTTGTGTAAGTTGGTCAGCAGCGCCTATTTCATTGGTTTCTACAGCTCCATCCTTTTCCTCACACTCATGACATTCGATCGGTACCTCGCGGTAGTGCACGCGGTGGCGGCCGCCAAGAGCCGGAAAAGGAGCTACGCCATCATTTCCTCCGCAGCGGTGTG CATCACCGTCCGCATCCTGTCCACCCGAATGAAGGAGAAATGTCGTGCCGTCAAGCTCATATTTGTCATCGTCTTCACCTTCTTCGTCTGTTGGACCCCCTACaacgtcgtcgtcctcctccgaGCCATACAGAGCACCAGTCCAGATGTGGAGTGCGCCGACTCGGACGAGCTGGACTACGCCTTGTTTGTGACCCAGAATATAGCCTACCTCTATTGTTGCATTAGTCCGGTGTTTTACACATTTGTGGGTAAAAAGTTCCAGAGTCACTTTAAAAGGCTGCTTGCTAAGAAAATCCCATGTCTGAGGAGACACATAAGTCTCAGCAGCCACAGCACAAGATCCACATCCCAGAAGACGCCGCATTCTGATCACGAGTACTAG
- the LOC133411459 gene encoding C-C chemokine receptor type 3-like isoform X1, whose amino-acid sequence METDEDQYSLLVELVNMNATYDPSDVDSESFKHCRKSSVNDFGSKFNPAFCYVNFLLSYLGNGLVLYIIYKYEKLNTVTNIFLLNLVLSNILFATSLPFWATYHLSEWIFGNVLCKLVSSAYFIGFYSSILFLTLMTFDRYLAVVHAVAAAKSRKRSYAIISSAAVWCVSVLASVKELVFQNVWKSPFNGLVCEESGYPDSTMALWRLVTYYQQFLVFFLLPLLMVTYCYISITVRILSTRMKEKCRAVKLIFVIVFTFFVCWTPYNVVVLLRAIQSTSPDVECADSDELDYALFVTQNIAYLYCCISPVFYTFVGKKFQSHFKRLLAKKIPCLRRHISLSSHSTRSTSQKTPHSDHEY is encoded by the coding sequence ATGGAGACAGATGAAGACCAATATTCCCTCCTCGTAGAACTTGTCAATATGAATGCGACATACGACCCGAGCGATGTGGATAGCGAAAGTTTCAAACACTGCAGGAAGTCATCCGTCAACGATTTTGGCTCAAAATTCAACCCAGCTTTCTGCTACGTCAACTTCCTCCTGAGTTACCTTGGTAACGGGCTCGTCCTGTACATCATTTATAAGTATGAGAAGCTGAACACGGTGACAAACATTTTCCTGCTCAATCTGGTCCTCTCCAACATCCTCTTTGCCACCAGTCTCCCATTCTGGGCAACATATCATCTGTCCGAGTGGATTTTCGGTAATGTTTTGTGTAAGTTGGTCAGCAGCGCCTATTTCATTGGTTTCTACAGCTCCATCCTTTTCCTCACACTCATGACATTCGATCGGTACCTCGCGGTAGTGCACGCGGTGGCGGCCGCCAAGAGCCGGAAAAGGAGCTACGCCATCATTTCCTCCGCAGCGGTGTGGTGCGTAAGTGTCCTAGCCAGTGTGAAAGAGCTGGTTTTCCAGAATGTTTGGAAGAGTCCTTTCAACGGGCTGGTGTGCGAGGAATCGGGATACCCCGACAGCACCATGGCCTTGTGGCGTCTGGTCACGTACTATCAACAATTTCTggttttcttcctcctcccacTGCTCATGGTGACCTACTGCTACATCAGCATCACCGTCCGCATCCTGTCCACCCGAATGAAGGAGAAATGTCGTGCCGTCAAGCTCATATTTGTCATCGTCTTCACCTTCTTCGTCTGTTGGACCCCCTACaacgtcgtcgtcctcctccgaGCCATACAGAGCACCAGTCCAGATGTGGAGTGCGCCGACTCGGACGAGCTGGACTACGCCTTGTTTGTGACCCAGAATATAGCCTACCTCTATTGTTGCATTAGTCCGGTGTTTTACACATTTGTGGGTAAAAAGTTCCAGAGTCACTTTAAAAGGCTGCTTGCTAAGAAAATCCCATGTCTGAGGAGACACATAAGTCTCAGCAGCCACAGCACAAGATCCACATCCCAGAAGACGCCGCATTCTGATCACGAGTACTAG